One region of Aestuariirhabdus haliotis genomic DNA includes:
- a CDS encoding isocitrate lyase — MSQYAKDIDTAATLINSQGSPWDAISAESVARMRAQNKFKTGLDIARYTADIMRADMAAFDADKTKYTQSLGCWHGFIGQQKLISIKKHFGGKTDRRYLYLSGWMVAALRSDFGPLPDQSMHEKTAVASLVEELYTFLRQADARELGGLFRELDAAREAGDSAAEAAAQDKIDNHVTHVVPIIADIDAGFGNAEATYLMAKQMIEAGACCLQIENQVADEKQCGHQDGKVTVPHSDFHAKIRALRYAFLELGVDNGVIVARTDSEGAGLTKEIAVVKQPGDQGDVYNSYLDVEEVSPEDTAEGDVLISRNGKLVRPKRLASGLYEFRKGTGEERCVFDCVEAINAGADLLWIETATPNVADIAGMMNEVRKVHPDAKLVYNNSPSFNWTLNFRQQAYDSWVAEGKDVSAYDRANLMSAEYDDSELSAEADARIRTFQADSSREANIFHHLITLPTYHTAALSTDNLAKEYFGEQGMLGYVAGVQRKEIRQGIACVKHQNMSGSDMGDDHKEYYAGEAALKAGGAKNTSNQFS, encoded by the coding sequence ATGTCTCAATACGCAAAAGATATCGATACTGCTGCAACTCTGATCAATTCTCAGGGCAGCCCTTGGGATGCGATTAGCGCAGAATCTGTCGCTCGCATGCGCGCTCAGAACAAATTCAAAACCGGTCTGGACATTGCCCGATACACCGCCGACATCATGCGCGCCGACATGGCCGCCTTTGATGCCGATAAGACCAAGTACACCCAGTCTTTGGGCTGCTGGCACGGCTTCATTGGTCAGCAAAAGCTGATCTCTATCAAGAAGCACTTCGGTGGTAAGACTGATCGTCGCTACCTCTACCTGTCTGGTTGGATGGTTGCTGCCCTGCGTTCTGACTTCGGCCCTCTTCCTGATCAGTCCATGCACGAGAAAACAGCTGTTGCTAGCCTGGTTGAAGAGCTGTACACCTTCCTGCGCCAAGCTGATGCCCGTGAACTGGGTGGTCTGTTCCGTGAGCTGGACGCCGCTCGCGAAGCTGGTGATTCTGCCGCTGAAGCCGCTGCTCAAGACAAGATCGACAACCACGTCACTCACGTCGTGCCCATTATTGCTGATATCGATGCCGGTTTCGGTAACGCTGAAGCAACTTACCTGATGGCCAAACAGATGATCGAAGCCGGCGCTTGCTGCCTGCAGATCGAAAACCAGGTTGCTGACGAGAAGCAGTGTGGTCACCAGGACGGTAAAGTTACCGTACCTCACTCTGACTTCCACGCTAAGATCCGTGCCCTGCGTTACGCTTTCCTGGAGCTGGGTGTCGACAACGGCGTTATCGTTGCGCGTACCGACTCTGAAGGCGCTGGCCTGACCAAAGAAATCGCCGTTGTTAAACAGCCTGGCGATCAGGGTGACGTTTACAACTCCTACCTGGATGTTGAAGAAGTTTCTCCAGAAGACACCGCCGAAGGTGATGTTCTGATCAGCCGCAACGGCAAACTGGTTCGTCCTAAGCGTCTGGCTTCTGGCCTGTATGAATTCCGCAAGGGTACTGGTGAAGAGCGCTGCGTATTTGATTGCGTAGAAGCCATCAATGCCGGTGCCGACCTGCTGTGGATCGAAACAGCCACACCTAACGTTGCCGACATCGCTGGCATGATGAACGAAGTTCGTAAAGTTCACCCTGACGCGAAGCTGGTGTACAACAACTCCCCTTCTTTCAACTGGACGCTGAACTTCCGCCAGCAGGCCTACGATTCCTGGGTAGCTGAAGGTAAAGACGTTTCTGCCTACGACCGTGCAAACCTGATGTCTGCTGAGTATGACGATTCTGAATTGTCTGCCGAAGCCGATGCTCGTATCCGTACATTCCAGGCTGACAGCTCTCGTGAAGCAAACATCTTCCATCACCTGATCACTCTGCCGACTTATCACACTGCTGCGCTGTCTACTGACAACCTGGCAAAAGAGTACTTCGGTGAGCAAGGCATGCTGGGTTATGTTGCTGGCGTTCAGCGTAAAGAGATCCGTCAAGGTATCGCCTGTGTTAAGCACCAGAACATGTCAGGCTCTGACATGGGTGACGATCACAAGGAATACTACGCTGGCGAAGCTGCACTGAAAGCCGGTGGAGCCAAGAACACTTCTAACCAGTTCAGCTAA
- a CDS encoding LysR family transcriptional regulator: MNVNRVDLNLLVYLDVLLRERNVTRAANQLGITQPAMSNGLRRLRDLFEDPLLIRTSEGMTATERALELQPVIRNVLATIDKAVQPQKDFEALTTARVFRIMASDYAEATLIPRVLTRLRTEAPGVTLDMLTPSDVSFLDVEQGRVDMAINRFDQMPQSFHQTTVWLDGFSCLMSVDNPLVDRFDLDAYLSSQHIWVSKTGMGVGVGVDPKDVQRLGWVDEALARLEKKRNIAVFTRHYQVAMLLAQQRDLIATLPSRAAELQRNNPEIVIKAPPFDIPPIELKMAWSPLLQHNPGHQWLRRLISDVAKEVRTPH, translated from the coding sequence ATGAATGTAAATCGCGTTGATCTCAACTTGCTGGTTTATCTGGATGTGCTCCTGCGAGAGCGGAACGTCACTCGAGCCGCAAACCAGTTGGGAATTACCCAGCCCGCGATGAGTAATGGATTGCGTCGTTTACGCGACCTGTTTGAGGACCCCTTGTTGATCCGAACAAGTGAGGGGATGACGGCCACGGAGCGGGCGCTGGAGCTGCAGCCGGTGATTCGCAATGTGCTAGCGACCATCGATAAGGCGGTTCAGCCACAGAAGGATTTCGAAGCCCTGACCACGGCGCGTGTTTTTCGCATCATGGCCAGTGATTATGCCGAAGCAACCCTGATTCCCCGTGTTCTTACCCGTCTAAGGACCGAAGCACCCGGGGTTACCCTGGATATGTTGACACCGAGTGATGTCAGCTTTCTTGATGTTGAGCAGGGCCGTGTCGATATGGCGATTAACCGGTTCGACCAGATGCCTCAGTCTTTCCATCAGACAACGGTATGGTTAGACGGGTTTTCCTGTTTGATGAGTGTCGATAATCCGCTGGTTGATCGCTTTGACCTGGACGCCTACCTGAGCTCTCAGCACATCTGGGTGAGTAAAACCGGTATGGGTGTGGGGGTGGGTGTTGACCCAAAGGATGTTCAACGACTTGGCTGGGTAGATGAGGCGCTTGCAAGGTTGGAAAAGAAGCGCAATATTGCAGTTTTTACCCGGCATTATCAGGTCGCAATGCTGCTGGCGCAACAGCGAGACCTTATCGCGACCTTGCCGAGCAGGGCGGCTGAGTTGCAGCGAAATAATCCTGAGATTGTCATCAAGGCGCCTCCCTTTGACATTCCTCCTATCGAGCTGAAAATGGCCTGGAGCCCGCTGTTGCAGCACAACCCGGGTCACCAATGGCTGCGGCGACTCATTTCCGATGTGGCCAAAGAGGTTCGTACCCCACACTAG